TAGCCATAATCAACTGCATTGCCTCCCTCGAGAAATTCCTCGAGAACTTTAATGGTGATGTAAAAACAGGTGGAACTATTGTTCTGAGTTCCCTTTCGTCTCCCCTGCACCTTATCGCCCAAAACGCAGGATTCCAGGGCGATGTCATTGTTGAGAAAGTCCGCGGCTTAAGAGCTGGGAATGGTCTTGATGCGTCTACTGGCGAATATGTAGATATGATTGAAGCCGGAATAATAGACCCCGTTAAAGTTACGCGGAGCGCTTTGCAGAATGCTGGCTCCATAGCAGCCATGGTTCTGACTACTGAAGCTATTGTTGCCGATAAGCCGGAACCCAAGGGTGCAAGTCCCATGCCTGGCGGCCCCGGAATGGGCGGCATGGAAGGCATGTACTAGAATTTGTTATAAAGATGGAAGCCCCCACTTTGTGGGGGCTTTTTCTTTTACACTTCTTCCCTTTCTGGTAATATAATTCATATAACGTATTTACCTTGAGAATTTAGTTCTTTTTCGGAGGAATGCAAATGGATAATATCATAATTCTGGACTGTGGCTCTCAGTTCACTCAATTGATTGCCAGGAGGATCAGGGAACTGAAAGTACATAGCGAAATTATCCCTTGGGATGTATGCATAGATGATATTCGCCAACGCAAGCCACGTGGCATTATCATATCTGGCGGGCCCCAGAGTGTCATGGACGAAGATAGTCCAACGGTTCCTATGGAGCTTTTTGAATTTGGAGTCCCCATATTAGGGGTTTGCTATGGAATGCAGCTGATTGCGAAACTTTTCGGTGGGCAGATCGAGTCTGGTTCGAGCCGAGAGTATGGCAGGACCGCCATCTCATTGAAAGATTTAAATTCTTTGCTCTTCAAAAGTGCTCCTGGAACTTTTGAGGTGTGGATGAGCCATGGAGACCATATTGCTAAACTTCCTGATGGAGCACTGCTTTTGGCAGAAACAGATGGCGGCGTTCCTGCAGCCTTTGCTATAGAAGAAAAGGGCATTTGGGGACTGCAATTCCACCCAGAAGTAGCACATACACAAAACGGGATCACGATCCTGTCCAATTTCCTTTTTAACATTTGTGGCTGCACTGGCGATTGGGATCTTGGAAGCTGGATCGATATGATGGTAAAAGATGTACAGCAGAAGACAGAAAACGCCAGGGTCATATGCGGTCTTTCAGGGGGTGTTGATTCTACTGTTGCAGCTGTCCTTACATCAAAGGCTATTGGCGATCGCCTTGAATGTATCTTCGTGAACAATGGATTGTTAAGACATCGTGAGGCGGAGCGGGTTCTTGAAAAGTACAAACAGCTTGATCTAAATGTACACTATGTGGATGCCAGTAACCGTTTTCTTGACGCATTAAAAGGAGTTATTGATCCAGAACAAAAGAGAAAGATTATTGGTGAAACATTTATACGAGTGTTTGAGGCAGAGGCAGCCAAAATACACAATGCAGAATGGTTGCTTCAAGGCACTCTCTATCCTGATGTCATAGAAAGCGGGCACAAAGGGAAAGGGGCCTCAGTCATTAAAAGCCACCATAATGTTGGTGGTTTGCCGGAAGATATGAAATTAAAAGTACTTGAGCCCTTAAGGGATCTATTCAAAGACGAAGTTCGAACCATAGGTGCGTTGCTTGGCGTTCCGGAAGAAATTGTAAACAGACAGCCCTTTCCAGGGCCAGGTCTAGCTGTTCGTTGCCTTGGCGAGATTTCTCGGGACCGTCTTGATACATTAAGGGCGGCAGATGAAATATTCAGGGAGGAATTTTCAAAAAGCGAGACATACTTTACAGTTTGGCAGTCCTTCTGCGTCCTTTTGCCAATAAAGACCGTTGGAGTAATGGGAGATTCAAGAACATACGCAGAAGTTGTCGCCCTTAGGGCAGTGGAATCAAGTGATGGAATGACGGCTGATTGGGTTCGAGTTCCGTATGATGTTCTCGATAGGACAGCAAGACGTATTTGTAATTCTATCAAAGGCATTAATCGAGTTGTGCTAGATGTTACCAGCAAGCCGCCCTCTACAATAGAGTGGGAATAAAGAGTAATAGATTTGCACGGAAAGGCGCAGCCGTATGACTGCGTCTTTTCTGTAAAAAAACTGAAATGGGTGAGACTTTTGGCGTATGAGAGCAGGCGTCCCTATAAACGGATTAGAAGTTTTTTTCTGCCCTTTACGGTTGTGTTTTTAGCCTTGGGGGCTCTTGCGTATCTGGTATCATTTAATCTTCTTCGGCCACTGGCATGGTCTGCGATCTTGTCTTTTTTTGTTTATCCTTTTTACACCCTGATTTATGAAAAAATTCTTAAGAAAAAATATGCTAATATAGCAGCTTCTTTAACAACCGCAGTGATTATTGTTCTGATCGTGGTTCCGTCAATTTTTGTAGGAGTAACCCTTGCTAGAGAGGGCATTAGAATATATGGGCATCTTGCTACAGTGCTTTCGAGAGTGAATGTAGAGCAGGGGAAGACTATCATGAGTGTTTTCTTTCCCGACGTCCTGGCAGAGAGAATACGTCCATTTTTGGCTGAATACCCCTTTCTCGTCAACGTAATAGAACAAGTTGGTTCGTGGATAGCCTCAACGCTGGCTACCCTGTCGCGATCCTTTCTTGGGGATACCATTCGCATTCTCTATCAGCTTATAGTGATTGTTGTAGCCTCTTTTTTTATGATCCGGGACGGCCATATCATTCTTGACTATGTCAATGATATCGTTCCCCTCCCTTTAAAAGAGAAAGAGGCTTTTTTTAACAGAGCGAAACAAATTCTTCAGGCTGTCATTTACGGCATTACCCTGACTGCAGGAGTGCAGGGCTTTCTTGGAGCTTTAGGCTGGTGGTATGTAGGACTTCCCAGTCCGGCCGTTTTTGGCGCGGTAATGGCCTTGCTTGCCATGATCCCCTTTATAGGAACGCCCCTTGTCTGGGGACCTGGCGCAATATACCTCTTTTACAGCGGGCAGATCAAAGAAGCGCTCATTCTCGCCATTTGGGGATTAATAGTTGTGAGCATGGTCGATAATTTTATCCGCCCCATATTTATTTCTGGTGGAGGAAAGGCCCATGTCCTGATCATTTTTATAGGTGTTGTTGGTGGTCTGGCATCATGGGGGTTCCTCGGTCTTTTCCTCGGACCATTGGTCATAAGTCTTTTTATTTTTCTTCTTGACAGCTACCGTAATATTTGGAAAAACTACATCAGAGAATATGGGATTAGACCATCTTCTGCCGTATCGCTGAAGAAAAAAGAGGAGTGATCCTTAACAATGGCTTATATCTTTGCTGTTTCCGGCATGAAAAATAGCGGCAAAACGAAACTTTGCCTTTTATTGCTCAAGTATCTGAAAGAGGCAGGGATCCATGTTGGGTATATAAAGCATTCTCATGAAAAAGTTCTATCGCCAATGGACACAGACACAGGAAAGGTCTTGTCGCAGGGGATTCCCGCTCTTTATTGGGGTGTTGATGGGTGTCGGTATGAAAAGCCTGGAGAGATATCGATCTATGACATTCAAAACAGAATAGGGAGCAACTTTGACATTCTACTTCTAGAAGGTGGGAAATCCTTTCCCTGTCATAAAATATGGCTGGGGGAAGCGGATACATGTCCCGGGAACATTCCTGGCATAGTCGCATATTATGAAGCAATACCAGCAAAAAAAGGGGGGAGAGATGACACCAAACGTTTTTTTTCTTTTGGAGAAGAGTCTTCTATTGCTGATTTTATCATCGCATTGTATGAAAGGTCTTCTGAACGGCTATCTTTAATAATCGAAGGAGAAAAAATTCCTCTAAGACCCTTTGTTTCCGATTTCATAGAGGGGGGAATCAAGGGGATGCTTTCTTCGCTCAAGAAAATTGATAAATTAAATGGAGATATTGCAATATCTATAAAGAAAGAAAAAGATAAATAGGTTTTATCACTTGTCTTTGCTAGCTCTCCTTACTATAATTGATTGAGTTTTTGGCCATAGTTGCCCGCCCTTGAGGCGGGCTGTCTTTTTCAAGCTTTTTTGAATTAAGGGAGGTTTCTTTATATGGATGCGTTTTGGATCGTTGTCGGATCTGGAGTTCTGGCTCTTGCTTACGCGTTCTTCGCGTATGGCAAAGTCAAAAGGTTTAAAGTTGAAAACGAAAGGGTCAATGAACTTTCAGAAATTATTCATGGAGGAGCGATGGCTTTCCTTTCAAGGGAATATCGCTGGCTGTTCCCCTTTGCTCTTCTTGTTGGCGCTCTTCTCTGGTTTACAATAGGGATGGGCACATCTATTTCATTTCTTGTAGGGGCTCTTTTTAGTGCTGTCGCCGGATATATCGGTATGACTGTTGCTACTCGTTCTAATGGTAAAACTTCTTTTGCCGCTACCTTAGGAATGAACGAGGCTCTGGGGATTGCTTTCCGGGGTGGAAGCGTCATGGGGATGTCTGTTGTTGGGCTGGGGGTTCTTGGAATTATGATCTGTTACGCTCTTTTCAAAGACCCCAACATTGTAACAGGATTCGGTTTTGGCGCTAGCTCTATCGCTCTTTTTGCCCGTGTCGGTGGAGGTATTTATACAAAAGCCGCAGACGTTGGAGCGGATCTTGTGGGAAAAGTGGAAGCAGGAATTCCAGAAGATGACCCCAGGAACCCAGCTGTTATTGCAGACAACGTTGGAGACAATGTAGGTGATATCGCGGGGATGGGCGCAGACCTCTTTGAGTCCTATGTCAACTCCATTATTGCTGCCATGGCCATTGGCCTGACTATATTTGGAGATAGAGGGGTCTTTTATCCTCTTTTACTTTCTGCACTTGGCATAGCTTCCGCTATTATTGGTACAATGTTTGTCAGGGTTAAAGAAGGTGGAAACGCTCAGGTTGCCCTTCGTGTTGGTACCTTTGTAACTGGCGGTGTGATGATCTTCGGTTCTTACTTTATTACCAAATCGGTATTTGGAGATCTTACCCTGTTCTGGTCTGTTCTCTCCGGGGTGGCAGTAGGGGTACTTATTGGTTATGTGACAGAAATATACACCTCAGGAGACTATGATGCGGTTAAGCAGATTGCCAAATCATCTGAAACTGGGGCGGCTACGGTTATCCTTTCAGGTATTGCTGTGGGAATGAAGTCTACAGTTATCCCTGTTATCTTGATCTGTGTAGCTACCCTTGTAGGGTTTAAGTTTGGAGGCCTCTTTGGCATAGCCTGTGCTGCTGTAGGAATGCTTTCCATTACAGGTATGACATTGAGCGTTGATGCCTACGGTCCAATTGCGGACAATGCGGGTGGTATCGCGGAAATGAGCCATCTTCCCCATGAAGTTCGCGAGATTACTGACAAGCTTGATGCTGTTGGAAATACGACTGCGGCAATGGGCAAAGGACTAGCTATTGGGTCTGCGGCTCTCACCGCGTTGGCTCTTTTTGCTGCCTATGCTCACGCTGTGAACCTGGATGCTATCGATTTGAAGGATCCTTATGTCATGGTGGGGCTCTTTGTCGGGGGGATGTTGCCCTTCCTGTTCAGCGCTCTGACAATTCAGGCAGTTGGACGAGCCGCTCAGTCCATGATAGATGAGGTGAGAAGACAGTTTCGTGAAATCCCAGGGATTATGGAAGGGACAGGGCGCCCGGAATATGAGCGCTGTGTAGATATTTCCACAGGATCAGCTCTTAAAGAAATGGTATTTCCCGGCCTGCTGGCTGTTATCACTCCAATTCTTGTGGGGTATATCCTTGGTCCTGCAGCCCTTGGCGGACTTCTCGGTGGAGCTATTGTCACAGGCGTCATGATGGCTATTTTCATGTCGAACTCTGGTGGAGCCTGGGACAATGCGAAGAAGTTTATTGAAGAAGGCAACTTTGGTGGCAAGGGAACAAGCAATCATGCCGCAGCTGTCGTTGGAGACACAGTAGGAGACCCCTTTAAAGATACAGCGGGTCCCAGTTTGAACATCTTGATCAAACTTATGACTGTCGTTGCCCTTGTTCTTGCTCCTCTCTTTATATAAAAAGACAGGATTTTTCAAAAGGGTGTATCATTTAGAGGGGAAGGACCTCCATCCTTCCCCTCTCTTTATTATTTTATGGAGGTGAGATCGAGTGGGTGATGATGTAGTCCGTCAGATAAAAGATCGGCTTGACATCGCAGATGTTGTGGGGGATTACGTTCGCCTGCACAAAACTGGTAAAAATCTCAAGGGGCTATGCCCCTTTCATCAGGAAAAAACGCCATCGTTTATTGTTTCTCCAGACCGCCAGACATTTCATTGTTTTGGGTGTGGCGAAGGAGGAGATGTTTTTTCTTTCATAATGAAAATAGAAGGATTAAATTTTAGAGAGGCCCTGGAACTTCTTGCTCAAAGAGCTGGAGTTGAAGTTGAAACAAGTCCAAGCCATTTTTCAACAAAAGGGAAACGATCACTTTACGATATAATGGAAACTTCCTTGTTTTTCTACCGCTCATCATTGAAAAATCAAGGCGGCCGTTTGGCACAACAATACCTTAATTCACGAGGAATGAATATAGAGAGCGCTTCTCTCTTTGAGATAGGTTGGGCGCCGCCTACTTGGGATTCATTATGGCGCCTTCTTTTCAAAGAAAAAGTTTCTTTGAAAGAAGCCCTTGATTGCGGTCTTGTTATTGAAGGGACGAAAGGCATATATGACAGGTTTCGAGGGAGGGTGATCTTCCCTATTAGAGACGTGTCTGGTCGGCTTCTTGCTTTTGGCGGCAGAATCATTGATGGAGATAGCGCAAAATATATAAATAGTCCGGAAGGTGTCTTATATAGCAAACGGAAGAACCTTTATTTGCTTCATATGGCTAAACAGGAAATACGTGAAAAAAACAGGGTTATTCTTGTTGAAGGGTACATGGATGCTATCCGTCTGCACATGACAGGGTATAAAGAGGCAGTTGCTTCGTTGGGAACTTCCCTTACAGAAGATCAAGCGCGGTTGTTAAAGCGTTTTACTAACAATTGCTTTATTTGTTACGATTCTGATACGGCAGGGCAGGAAGCTGCGGTGCGCGGCATGTATGTTTTGCAGCAGTGCGGCCTTGACGTTCGCGTTGTAGAACTACTTTCAGGAAAAGACCCAGATGACCTTCTTTCTAACGAAGAAGGGAGAGAGCTTTTTAGAAAAGCAATGGAGAGAGCTTTGCCTCTTGTGCTTTTTCATCTCTCTCTCAGGCAAAGGCAGCTGGAAAATCCTGATACCAGAAGGGCGGCTGCGGAGGACTTGCTACAGGGGTTATCTCAACTTAGTCCTATTGATATAGCACCATTTCTTTCAAGTGTCAGTGCCGCCTTGGGGATTCTCCCTTATGAGTTGCAAGAGCAGCTGGAATCAATTCGCTCAGCGAAAAAATCACAAAAAACAATTTCATCAGAGCAGAGTTATAAAACCATGAATAATAATGAAAATTCTTCTCGAAATTCAGTTGTTGATCCTCTCGAAGCCGCTCT
This region of Aminobacterium colombiense DSM 12261 genomic DNA includes:
- the guaA gene encoding glutamine-hydrolyzing GMP synthase, with product MDNIIILDCGSQFTQLIARRIRELKVHSEIIPWDVCIDDIRQRKPRGIIISGGPQSVMDEDSPTVPMELFEFGVPILGVCYGMQLIAKLFGGQIESGSSREYGRTAISLKDLNSLLFKSAPGTFEVWMSHGDHIAKLPDGALLLAETDGGVPAAFAIEEKGIWGLQFHPEVAHTQNGITILSNFLFNICGCTGDWDLGSWIDMMVKDVQQKTENARVICGLSGGVDSTVAAVLTSKAIGDRLECIFVNNGLLRHREAERVLEKYKQLDLNVHYVDASNRFLDALKGVIDPEQKRKIIGETFIRVFEAEAAKIHNAEWLLQGTLYPDVIESGHKGKGASVIKSHHNVGGLPEDMKLKVLEPLRDLFKDEVRTIGALLGVPEEIVNRQPFPGPGLAVRCLGEISRDRLDTLRAADEIFREEFSKSETYFTVWQSFCVLLPIKTVGVMGDSRTYAEVVALRAVESSDGMTADWVRVPYDVLDRTARRICNSIKGINRVVLDVTSKPPSTIEWE
- a CDS encoding AI-2E family transporter, translated to MHGKAQPYDCVFSVKKLKWVRLLAYESRRPYKRIRSFFLPFTVVFLALGALAYLVSFNLLRPLAWSAILSFFVYPFYTLIYEKILKKKYANIAASLTTAVIIVLIVVPSIFVGVTLAREGIRIYGHLATVLSRVNVEQGKTIMSVFFPDVLAERIRPFLAEYPFLVNVIEQVGSWIASTLATLSRSFLGDTIRILYQLIVIVVASFFMIRDGHIILDYVNDIVPLPLKEKEAFFNRAKQILQAVIYGITLTAGVQGFLGALGWWYVGLPSPAVFGAVMALLAMIPFIGTPLVWGPGAIYLFYSGQIKEALILAIWGLIVVSMVDNFIRPIFISGGGKAHVLIIFIGVVGGLASWGFLGLFLGPLVISLFIFLLDSYRNIWKNYIREYGIRPSSAVSLKKKEE
- a CDS encoding molybdopterin-guanine dinucleotide biosynthesis protein MobB is translated as MAYIFAVSGMKNSGKTKLCLLLLKYLKEAGIHVGYIKHSHEKVLSPMDTDTGKVLSQGIPALYWGVDGCRYEKPGEISIYDIQNRIGSNFDILLLEGGKSFPCHKIWLGEADTCPGNIPGIVAYYEAIPAKKGGRDDTKRFFSFGEESSIADFIIALYERSSERLSLIIEGEKIPLRPFVSDFIEGGIKGMLSSLKKIDKLNGDIAISIKKEKDK
- a CDS encoding sodium-translocating pyrophosphatase, which codes for MDAFWIVVGSGVLALAYAFFAYGKVKRFKVENERVNELSEIIHGGAMAFLSREYRWLFPFALLVGALLWFTIGMGTSISFLVGALFSAVAGYIGMTVATRSNGKTSFAATLGMNEALGIAFRGGSVMGMSVVGLGVLGIMICYALFKDPNIVTGFGFGASSIALFARVGGGIYTKAADVGADLVGKVEAGIPEDDPRNPAVIADNVGDNVGDIAGMGADLFESYVNSIIAAMAIGLTIFGDRGVFYPLLLSALGIASAIIGTMFVRVKEGGNAQVALRVGTFVTGGVMIFGSYFITKSVFGDLTLFWSVLSGVAVGVLIGYVTEIYTSGDYDAVKQIAKSSETGAATVILSGIAVGMKSTVIPVILICVATLVGFKFGGLFGIACAAVGMLSITGMTLSVDAYGPIADNAGGIAEMSHLPHEVREITDKLDAVGNTTAAMGKGLAIGSAALTALALFAAYAHAVNLDAIDLKDPYVMVGLFVGGMLPFLFSALTIQAVGRAAQSMIDEVRRQFREIPGIMEGTGRPEYERCVDISTGSALKEMVFPGLLAVITPILVGYILGPAALGGLLGGAIVTGVMMAIFMSNSGGAWDNAKKFIEEGNFGGKGTSNHAAAVVGDTVGDPFKDTAGPSLNILIKLMTVVALVLAPLFI
- the dnaG gene encoding DNA primase; the protein is MGDDVVRQIKDRLDIADVVGDYVRLHKTGKNLKGLCPFHQEKTPSFIVSPDRQTFHCFGCGEGGDVFSFIMKIEGLNFREALELLAQRAGVEVETSPSHFSTKGKRSLYDIMETSLFFYRSSLKNQGGRLAQQYLNSRGMNIESASLFEIGWAPPTWDSLWRLLFKEKVSLKEALDCGLVIEGTKGIYDRFRGRVIFPIRDVSGRLLAFGGRIIDGDSAKYINSPEGVLYSKRKNLYLLHMAKQEIREKNRVILVEGYMDAIRLHMTGYKEAVASLGTSLTEDQARLLKRFTNNCFICYDSDTAGQEAAVRGMYVLQQCGLDVRVVELLSGKDPDDLLSNEEGRELFRKAMERALPLVLFHLSLRQRQLENPDTRRAAAEDLLQGLSQLSPIDIAPFLSSVSAALGILPYELQEQLESIRSAKKSQKTISSEQSYKTMNNNENSSRNSVVDPLEAALVYCLWNDIARRRVARPEEVFCLVENEDVKNMLAAIFSGHSPESLEEHWRTLNETTPFAILAGGGAFCDSFSEDQDCWDAISLALERRREEEVFKKIHERMLRGEASKEDLEEYSKIAKKLKSRS